Proteins encoded in a region of the Elaeis guineensis isolate ETL-2024a chromosome 7, EG11, whole genome shotgun sequence genome:
- the LOC140859318 gene encoding uncharacterized protein, whose translation MVCGRRRGSGMPTSKRSARLRSKKLKSLGLVEDSLSMAGILYINSLTPAQVMELRSSYGLLFDNGSQPNPIDKLKAMEILRCGKTANAGTRGMRKPKKKHAIRELVTKSKCSVACLQETKQGVMNQRLQKSICGPHFEGWVSKDASGTVGGLLICWNESMFEGNLINSGTYSPTVQLIYKSLVFNFMLSNIYGPHNHQEHHAFFIELSMLRETNAIPWILIGDFNATRFLSDRFNHLIRSWWEAESVPLDATTALIRKIRTIRSNLRSWNRNKVGNIIRKKNELLERIASLDSKEEMKTLLPSELDERTSLKSELEQVLTQEELLWKQCSHIQWLNNGDRNTRFFHLWASNRKRKNFIPELQFDDRIVTDLLEIQDCVHNFFMQLLGNSDHPWIKADWKKLFLKEPLAMHKLDAPFTKEKIKTAIFQIDSQSTPGPDGFSFAFTNTSAASSEQI comes from the exons ATGGTCTGTGGGAGGCGCAGAGGCTCTGGGATGCCAACCTCCAAGCGCAGCGCCCGTCTACGTTCCAAGAAACTGAAATCACTGGGTCTGGTGGAGGATTCCCTCTCAATGGCAGGCATTCTCTACATCAACTCTCTAACCCCAGCCCAAGTCATGGAATTGAGATCAAGCTATGGTCTACTATTTGATAACGGAAGCCAGCCTAACCCAATTGACAAGTTGAAGGCAATGGAAATCCTGCGGTGTGGAAAGACCGCCAATG CTGGAACACGAGGAATGCGGAAACCTAAGAAAAAGCATGCCATTAGGGAACTTGTTACCAAATCAAAATGTTCTGTCGCTTGCCTTCAGGAAACCAAACAAGGTGTTATGAACCAAAGATTGCAAAAATCAATTTGTGGTCCTCATTTCGAAGGGTGGGTCTCGAAAGATGCGTCAGGCACTGTCGGAGGCCTCCTTATCTGTTGGAATGAAAGCATGTTTGAAGGTAACCTGATTAACTCAGGTACCTACTCACCAACCGTCCAGCTTATCTACAAATCCTTGGTTTTTAACTTTATGCTCTCCAACATTTATGGGCCTCATAACCATCAAGAGCATCATGCTTTCTTCATTGAGCTCAGCATGCTGAGAGAAACAAATGCAATCCCTTGGATTCTGATTGGGGATTTTAATGCAACCAGGTTCTTATCTGACC GTTTTAACCACTTAATCCGATCATGGTGGGAAGCTGAATCGGTTCCTTTAGATGCAACTACTGCGCTCATCCGTAAGATTAGAACGATCAGATCGAACCTTAGATCTTGGAACCGTAACAAGGTGGGAAACATTATCAGGAAGAAGAATGAATTGCTTGAGAGAATTGCCTCATTAGACTCGAAAGAGGAGATGAAAACTCTGCTCCCTTCTGAATTGGATGAAAGAACATCATTAAAATCGGAGCTTGAACAAGTGCTAACACAAGAAGAATTACTCTGGAAACAATGTTCCCATATTCAATGGCTTAATAATGGTGATCGCAATACCAGATTCTTCCACCTTTGGGCTAGCAATAGGAAGAGGAAAAATTTCATTCCAGAGCTTCAGTTCGATGACAGAATAGTGACAGACCTACTAGAAATACAGGACTGCGttcataattttttcatgcaATTACTTGGCAATTCTGATCACCCTTGGATCAAAGCAGATTGGAAAAAGCTATTCCTGAAGGAACCACTGGCAATGCACAAGTTAGATGCCCCTTTCACTAAGGAGAAAATTAAGACGGCAATATTTCAAATTGACTCCCAAAGTACACCAGGCCCAGATGGATTTTCCTTTGCCTTTACAAACACTTCTGCAGCATCATCAGAAcagatttga